The Schistocerca piceifrons isolate TAMUIC-IGC-003096 chromosome 5, iqSchPice1.1, whole genome shotgun sequence genome has a segment encoding these proteins:
- the LOC124798911 gene encoding histone H3.v1-like, translating into MNVSRTKTSKRTQRRFSVYQQQSPKSTEQQQKKLKQEKLQQQQDQQHQDQQQQLSQEQVHDQKDRYEEKELKQEQKKMEQEQEQNLDVEQKLNPDEDQEQEQTEDPQLKTEPSQAAKKESKDTQTRKEQNFWYWLPHLTDNSPWECLVKGKGQEILETVFSSTSGSQYTKFTRRHRDPSHEARPTGMQHRPGTSAGCSNNVPGTRNVSQSGPSHGGMTDPRMFLPLMQAARSMGFDPNMFSHLGLSAPAQNPAAPEGSQRLPNINFLPPTPSSLESSLNETLNIIQEIIAGTVALCRQRPELTIGQIKRKIRGLFHQMITEPANKPQQ; encoded by the exons ATGAATGTAAGCAGGACCAAGACATCTAAACGCACACAGAGACGATTCAGTGTCTATCAACAGCAATCACCAAAATCAACAGAACAGCAACAGAAAAAACTAAAACAGGAGAAACTGCAGCAACAGCAGGACCAGCAGCACCAGGACCAGCAGCAGCAACTCTCACAAGAACAGGTACACGATCAAAAAGATCGATATGAAGAAAAAGAGCTAaagcaagaacaaaaaaaaatggaacaggAACAAGAACAAAATCTAGACGTGGAACAGAAGTTAAACCCAGACGAAGATCAGGAGCAAGAGCAAACTGAAGATCCACAGCTGAAAACAGAGCCATCCCAGGCAGCAAAAAAGGAATCAAAAGATACACAAACAAGAAAGGAGCAGAATTTCTGGTACTGGCTCCCTCACCTCACTGACAATTCTCCGTGGGAATGTCTTGTCAAG GGTAAAGGCCAAGAAATTTTAGAAACAGTTTTCAGCAGTACATCAGGATCTCAGTATACAAAATTTACACGCCGACACAGAG ATCCATCTCATGAAGCCAGACCAACAGGAATGCAGCACAGGCCTGGTACCTCAGCAGGATGTAGCAATAATGTTCCAGGAACAAGAAATGTTTCTCAAAGTGGACCGTCTCATGGGGGAATGACAGATCCACGAATGTTTCTTCCATTAATGCAGGCAGCTCGCAGTATGGGTTTTGATCCTAACATGTTTTCTCATTTGGGGTTATCTGCTCCTGCACAGAATCCAGCTGCTCCAGAGGGATCACAACGTCTACCAAATATTAATTTCCTGCCACCAACACCATCATCACTAGAGTCTA GTCTAAATGAGACACTGAATATCATCCAGGAAATTATTGCAG GGACTGTTGCTCTGTGTCGCCAGCGGCCAGAGCTAACAATAggtcaaataaaaagaaaaattagagGATTGTTTCATCAGATGATTACTGAACCTGCCAACAAACCTCAGCAGTAA